The genomic stretch GACTGACCCATTCGTTGGCCAGCTTATCTTCTTCCGTGTTTACTCCGGTGTAATGAAATCTGGCGACACAATCTACAACCCAATCAAGGGTAAGAAAGAGCGTGTTGGACGTTTGTTGCAAATGCATGCAAACGAACGTGAAGAAATTAAAGAAGTATTCGCTGGCGATATCGCAGCTGCAGTTGGTCTGAAAGACGCAACTACAGGCGAAACATTGTGTGATCCAGATAGCATCGTTATTTTGGAGCGCATGGTATTCCCAGAGCCAGTGATCTCTCAGGCTGTAGAGCCAAAGACAAAAGCCGACCAAGAAAAAATGGGTCTTGCTTTGAATCGTTTGGCACAAGAAGATCCTTCTTTCCGCGTAAAGACAGACGAAGAATCTGGTCAAACAATTATTTCCGGCATGGGCGAGCTCCACTTGGAAATTTTGGTTGATCGCATGAAGCGTGAGTTTAGCGTTGAAGCAACTGTTGGTAAGCCACAAGTTGCCTATCGCGAAACAATTCGTAAAGTTTGCGAAGAGATCGAAGGTAAATTCGTTAAGCAGTCTGGTGGTCGTGGTCAATACGGTCACGTGGTACTGAAGTTAGAGCCACAGGCGCCAGGTAAAGGTTTTGAATTCGTTGACGCTATTAAGGGCGGTGTTGTTCCACGTGAATACATACCTGCAGTAGAAAAAGGAATTATCGAAACATTGAACTCCGGTATTTTGGCTGGCTATCCAGTTGTAGATATCAAAGCAACATTGTTCTTCGGTTCATACCATGATGTTGACTCCAACGAAAACGCATTTAAGATGGCGGGCTCGATGGCATTCAAAGACGGTATGCGCAAAGCATCACCAGTGTTGCTAGAACCAATGATGGCTGTTGAAGTTGAAACACCAGAAGATTTCATGGGTAACGTAATGGGTGACCTCTCATCACGTCGCGGTATTTTGCAAGGTATGGATGACATTCCAGGGGGCGGCAAGATCGTTCGCGCTGAAGTGCCATTGGCAGAGATGTTTGGTTACTCAACTGGCTTGCGCTCGTTGACCCAAGGTCGCGCTACCTACACCATGGAATTTAAGCATTATTCCGAAGCACCAAAGAACGTAGCTGAAGCAGTGATGGCTGCTAAAGCGAAGTAATTTATCCACATTATTTTGAATATTGACTAGCTAAGAAGGCAGACAAAAAAATGGCAAAAGAAAAGTTTGAGCGGACAAAACCGCACGTAAACGTTGGCACAATCGGTCACGTTGACCACGGTAAAACCACATTGACAGCAGCTATTGCAACCGTGCTTTCAAAAGCATTCGGTGGCGAAGCAAAAGCATACGATCAGATCGATGCTGCTCCAGAAGAAAAAGCACGCGGTATTACGATTAATACAGCACACGTTGAGTATGAGACAGCGAATCGTCACTACGCGCACGTGGATTGCCCAGGACATGCTGACTACGTTAAGAACATGATTACTGGTGCTGCTCAGATGGACGGCGCTATTTTGGTTTGCTCTGCAGCTGACGGCCCAATGCCACAAACTCGTGAGCACATCCTCTTGGCACGCCAAGTTGGTGTTCCATACATCATCGTGTTCTTGAACAAGTGCGACATGGTGGATGACGCTGAGTTGTTAGAGCTCGTAGAAATGGAAGTTCGTGAGCTTTTATCTAAGTACGACTTCCCAGGTGATGACACACCAATCGTTCAAGGCTCTGCTAAGTTAGCGCTTGAAGGCGACGAAGGCCCATTGGGCAAAGAAGCCATCATGAAGTTGGCCGAAGCGCTTGACTCTTACATCCCAACTCCAGAGCGTGCTGTTGACGGTGCGTTCTTGATGCCAGTAGAGGACGTGTTCTCTATCTCTGGTCGCGGTACTGTGGTTACAGGCCGTATCGAGCGCGGTATCGTTAAAGTTGGTGAAGAGATTGAAATTATCGGTATCAAGCCAACACTCAAGACAACTTGTACTGGTGTTGAAATGTTCCGCAAATTGCTCGACCAAGGTCAAGCAGGCGATAACGTTGGTATCTTGTTACGCGGTACAAAACGTGAAGAAGTTGAGCGCGGCCAAGTATTGGCTAAGCCAGGTTCAATCACCCCACATACTCACTTTACAGCCGAGGTTTACATCTTGGGTAAAGATGAAGGTGGTCGTCATACTCCATTCTTTAACAACTATCGTCCACAGTTTTACTTCCGTACTACGGACGTAACTGGTTCAATCGAGTTGCCAAAAGACAAAGAAATGGTAATGCCTGGTGATAACGTGACTATTACCGTCAAACTCATCGCTCCAATCGCGATGGAAGAAGGTTTACGTTTTGCGATCCGTGAAGGTGGCCGTACTGTTGGCGCCGGCGTGGTTGCAAAGATTTTGGCTTAATAGCAGTAAAAAATATTTAGCGGTTTGCTAACCGGTGACGTCCGTGCTGCGGATGTCACCGAGCTCTTTAGAAATATAACGTGGCAGCACCACAACGCTCTTTGGAATTAATATGCAAAACCAAAAAATTCGTATTCGTCTTAAAGCATTTGATTACCGTTTGATCGACCAGTCTGCAGCTGAAATCGTTGATACAGCTAAACGTACTGGTGCTGTTGTTAAGGGTCCAGTACCTTTGCCAACACGTATTGAGCGCTTTGACATTCTGCGTTCACCACACGTAAACAAGACTTCACGTGACCAGTTAGAGATTCGTACCCATCTGCGTTTGATGGATATCGTTGATCCTACAGAGAAAACTGTGGATGCCTTGATGAAATTAGACCTCCCAGCAGGTGTGGACGTCGAAATTAAGTTGCAGTAATTCAGTATTTCCAGTCTTAGCGCTTGCCAAGACTGGCCTTTCGGGATAGAATCAAAGGCTTCGCTGAATTATTTGGGCGGATTTAAAGGTTTTATCAGCATTAAAAACGTTGTAAGTTATTGATTTAGAAGTATTTTTACTTGTAAATCACTTAAATTAATTTTGCCGACCAATCGAAGTCGGCGTGGAGCATGAATATGAGCTTAGGCTTAATCGGTCGCAAGATCGGCATGACCCGTCTATTTACGGACGAAGGGGAAGCAATTCCTGTCACCGTAATTGACGTGAGCGACAACAGAATCGCTCAAATCAAGACCCAGGCAACTGATGGCTATGATGCTATCCAGTTGGCACATGGCACACGTAGAGCTACTCGCGTTACCAAAGCAATGGCTGGTCACTTCGCTAAAGCGGGTGTGATGGCTGGTAACGGTCTCAACGAATTTCATTTAGATGCAGCAAAAATCGCAGAAATGACACCAGGACAAGTAATTCCTGCTGATACTGCATTTTCTGCTGGCCAAAAAGTGGATGTACAAGGTGTAACGATTGGTAAAGGCTATGCCGGTACTATCAAGCGCCATCACTTTGCTTCAGGTCGCGCATCACACGGTAACTCACGTTCACATAACGTGCCAGGTTCTATCGGTATGGCGCAAGATCCAGGTCGTGTTTTCCCAGGTAAGCGCATGACAGGCCACCTTGGTGACGAAACACGCACTGTACAAAATTTAGTCATCGCACGCATTGATGCAGAACGCAATCTCATCATGGTTAAAGGCGCTATTCCAGGTGCCCCAGGCGGTAAAGTTATTGTTACTCCAGCGGTGAAGACACCGTTGAAGAAGAAATAAGGAGAGCGAATATGGAACTTAAGCTTCTCCAAGATAACGGTACTTTGGGCGCAGGCGTTCAAGCCTCACCAGAAGTATTCGAGCGCGAATATAACGAGGCATTGGTACACCAAGTAGTTGTGGCTTACCAAGCGAATGCACGAAGTGGTAACCGTGCACAAAAAGACCGTGAGCAAGTTAAGCACACAACCAAGAAACCTTGGCGTCAAAAAGGTACTGGTCGTGCACGTGCTGGTATGAGCTCTTCCCCGCTGTGGCGTGGAGGTGGTCGTATATTCCCGAATTCACCTGAAGAAAATTTCAGCCAAAAAGTAAACAAGAAAATGTACCGCGCTGGTATGAGATCAATTTTGTCTCAGTTAGCTCGCGAAGGTCGTTTGAATGTTGTTGACCAATTTAATCTTGATGCTCCAAAGACTAAAGTTTTAGCTGACAAAGTTAAAGCAATGGGCTTGGATTCAGTCTTGATCATCGTTGATCAGGTTAGCGAGAATTTGTACTTGGCATCACGCAACTTGCATAAGGTTGCTGTATGTGAGCCACAGCACGCTGATCCATTAGCTTTAGTTCAATACAAAAAAGTATTGGTAAGCAAAGCAGCGATCGCAAAAATTGAGGAGTTGCTGAAATGAGCCAAGTCCGTAAAAACGATCACAGCTTGATGAAGGTTCTGCTTGGACCGGTTATCTCTGAAAAAGCCACTATGGTTGCAGAGAAAAACGAACAAGTGGTATTCCAAGTTACACGCGACGCTAATAAGAGCGATGTGAAACAAGCGGTTGAGTTGCTCTTTAAAGTGCAAGTTGACTCTGTTCAAATCGTGAATCAAAAAGGTAAGCCAAAGCGCTATGGCCGTTTTGAAGGTCGTCGTGACCATACTAAGAAGGCCTACGTTAGCTTGAAGCCAGGTCAAGAAATTAACTTTGAAGCGGAGGCGAATTAATCATGCCTTTGATGAAGACAAAACCGACCTCACCAGGTCGTCGCTCAATGGTCAAGGTGGTAAATCCTGACCTGCATAAAGGTAAACCTTTTGCAGCGTTGGTAGAGCCACAGTTCCAAAAAGCAGGTCGTAACAATAATGGTCACATCACTACCCGTCATAAAGGTGGTGGTCATAAGCATCACTATCGTGTTGTTGATTTCAAACGCAATGACAAAGATGGTATTCCAGCAAAAGTAGAGCGCTTGGAATACGATCCAAACCGCAGTGCAAATATTGCATTGATCGTGTTTGCTGATGGTGAGCGTCGCTATATTCTTGCTGCAAAAGGCATGACTGTTGGTCAGGCATTGATGACTGGTGCTGAAGCCCCAATCAAGTCTGGTAACAATTTGCCAATTCGTAACATTCCAGTTGGTAGCACGATTCACTGTGTAGAAATGTTGCCGGGCAAAGGTGCTCAAATCGCACGTTCTGCTGGTGGTTCTGCAGTGTTATTGGCTCGTGAAGGTGTATACGCTCAGGTGCGCTTGCGCTCTGGTGAAGTACGTCGTATTTTGATCGATTGCCGTGCCACTATTGGTGAAGTTGGTAATGAAGAGCATAGCTTGCGCGTTATCGGTAAAGCTGGTGCAAATCGCTGGCGTGGTATTCGCCCGACCGTTCGCGGTGTGGCAATGAACCCAGTAGATCACCCACACGGTGGTGGTGAAGGTAGAACTGGCGAAGGCCGTGTACCTGTCTCCCCATGGGGCACACCAACCAAAGGTTATCGTACACGTCGCAATAAGCGTACAACTTCGATGATCGTTCAACGTCGTCAAAAACGTTAAGCGATAAGGATAAATAGATATGACACGTTCAGCTAAAAAAGGCCCATTTTGCGACGCCAGCTTAGTAAAAAAAGTTGAAGTTGCACAAGCCAACAAGGACAAAAAGCCGATCAAAACTTGGTCACGCCGTTCAACAATCCTCCCAGACTTTATTGGTCTGACGATTGCTGTACATAACGGTCGTCAACACGTTCCGGTATATGTATCAGAAAACATGGTGGGTCATAAGTTAGGCGAATTTGCCTTGACCCGTACTTTCAAAGGTCACGCTGCTGACAAGAAAGTAACGAAGAAGTAAGGGGATGATGATGGAAGTTAAAGCTATTCACAAGGGCGCCCGCATTTCTGCGCAAAAGACACGTTTGGTCGCTGACCAAATCCGTGGTTTGCCAATTGCTCGCGCTATGAACATTTTGAATTTCAGCCCCAAGAAAGCTGCCTTCATTGTGAAGAAAGTTGTTGAGTCCGCAATGGCCAACGCTGAACACAATAAGGGTGCTGATATTGATGAGCTCAAGGTTTCAACAATTATTGTTGATAAGGGTACTTCCTTGAAGCGCTTCACAGCACGCGCAAAGGGTCGTGGTAACCAAATCGAAAAACAAACATGTCACATTACCGTGACCTTGAGTAACTAAGGGAAGATATGGGACAAAAGATAAACCCAACCGGATTCCGACTCTCGGTAACGAAGAACTGGACATCAAAGTGGTATGCAAACAATACTGATTTTGCGAAGATGCTTAAAGAGGACGTAGATGTCCGCATCTATCTCAAGAAGAAGTTGAAGAATGCATCAGTAAGTAAAGTCATTATTGAGCGTCCTGCAAAGAACGCGCGCATCACAATTTACAGCTCACGCCCAGGTGTTGTGATCGGTAAAAAAGGTGAAGATATTGAAGTTCTCCGTCGCGAACTCCAGAAGCGTATGGGCGTTCCAGTCCATGTGAATATTGAAGAAATTCGCAAGCCTGAAGTTGATGCTCAGTTGATCGCTGACTCTATTACTCAACAGTTAGAGAAGCGCATCATGTTCCGTCGTGCAATGAAGCGTGCAATGCAAAATGCAATGCGCCTTGGTGCACAAGGAATCAAGATCATGTCTTCTGGTCGTTTGAATGGCGCTGAAATTGCACGTCGCGAATGGTACCGTGAAGGTCGTGTTCCTCTTCATACACTGAAGGCTGATATTGATTACGCAACTTCAGAAGCGGAAACAACATACGGCATCATCGGTGTAAAAGTTTGGGTATACAAAGGCGATACATTAGGTCGCGGTGCTGATGCTGTAGCAGTAACGGTAGAGCCAGCAGCTGAAGAGAAAAAGCCACGTCGCGCACCAGCTAAAACAACCGCACGTAAACCAGCAGCTGACAGCAAGCCTTTAGTTGCTGCTAAGCCAGCAGTGAAGCGTGCACCGAAAGCCGTTGAAGCCGTAAGTGCTGAAGCGCAGAAGTCAGGAGAGTAAGCATGCTACAACCAAAGCGTCGTAAGTATCGCAAGGAACAAAAGGGACGTAACACTGGCGTGGCAACACGCGGTAGTTCAGTAGCCTTTGGTGACTTTGGATTGAAAGCTATTGGCCGTGGTCGTTTGACTGCACGTCAGATTGAGTCTGCACGTCGCGCAATGACACGTCACATTAAGCGTGGTGGTCGTATCTGGATCCGTATTTTCCCAGACAAGCCAATTTCACAAAAGCCAGCTGAAGTACGTATGGGTAACGGTAAAGGTAACCCAGAGTACTACGTAGCAGAAATTCAACCAGGCAAGATTTTGTACGAGATGGATGGTGTGGATGAAGGTTTGGCACGTGAGGCTTTCAAGCTTGCTGCTGCTAAGTTGCCATTGCAAACCACTTTCGTGATTCGCCACTTAGGTTGATCGGGATAGAGATTATGAAAAAGACAGAATTAGCATCCAAAGATCTGGTTGCCTTGAATGCAGAATTAACAGAGCTTTTGAAGACTAGCTTCAAACTCCGTATGCAAAAGGGTACTCAGCAACTCACCAACACCAGCCAATTGGGTAAAACTAAGCGTGAAATTGCTCGCGTAAAGACCTTTATTACTCAAAAAACTGCACAGAAATAAGGAAAAAGGGATATGACAGAATTATCTAAACCCTTGCGCCGCACCCTTGTGGGTCGTGTCGTTAGCGACAAAATGCAAAAAACTGTGACTGTGCTAGTTGAGCGCCAAGTAAAACATGCGCTTTATGGCAAATATGTTGGACAGTCCAAAAAATACCATGCTCATGACGAAGCTGGTCAATACAAGATGGGTGATACCGTTGAAATTGCTGAATCTAAGCCAATTTCACGTACTAAGTCTTGGGTTGTAACCCGTTTAGTTCAAGAATCAAAAGGTATTTAAAGAAATATTAGGGATTTTGGCGAACTTTCTTGCCAAATCCCTGTTTTGCGTAGTATGATAGAAGGCTTCTCTGGTTTTATTGGGAGAAGCAGTGTTTTTTCATTAATTCCGGGTTTTAACTTTCGTTGAAGCCCATAGACGGAACCAAGACTGTTTGCCTTTGGCTAACAAGTTGGGGATTAAAAAATGATTCAGACCGAAAGTAGATTACAGGTCGCCGACAACACAGGCGCCAGTGAAGTTTTGTGCATCAAGGTATTGGGCGGCTCTAAGCGTCGTTACGCCAGTATCGGTGATGTCATTAAAGTGACTGTAAAGTCCGCTGCTCCACGTGGCCGTGTAAAAAAAGGTGACATTTATAACGCCGTAGTAGTGAGAACTGCTAAGGGTGTTCGCCGTCCAGACGGCTCATTGATTAAGTTCGATGGAAACGCTGCGGTATTGCTCAACGCTAAGTTAGAGCCAATCGGCACACGTATCTTTGGACCAGTGACGCGTGAGTTGCGTACTGAGAAGTTCATGAAGATCGTTTCTCTCGCCCCCGAAGTTATTTAAGAGGCTGATATGAAAAAGATTCGTAAAGGTGATTCAGTAGTTCTGTTGACTGGCCGCGATAAGGGCAAGCAAGGAACAGTTACAGCCGTTCTCGAGAACAAATTAGTAATCGAAGGCGTAAATATTTACAAAAAGAGCGTTAAGCCAAATCCAGCAGCCGGTGTTACTGGCGGCATGATTGACAAGACGATGCCTGTTCACATTTCTAATGTGGCTGTGGTTGACGGTAACGGCAAACCATCACGTGTTGGTATCAAACTCGTGGACGGTAAAAAGCAACGTTTCCTCAAAACCACTGGCGCAACTTTAAGCGCATAAGGGGCACGGAGAAATTATGAGCACACGTTTTCAAGAACACTATCAAGCTAAAGTTGTTGCTGATTTGATCGCCAAGTTTGGTTACAAGTCAGTAATGGAAGTTCCACGTATCACCAAGGTAACCCTGAATATGGGCTTGGGCGATGCAGTGAACGACAAGAAAATTATCGAAAATGCAGTTGGTGATTTGACTAAAGTAGCAGGTCAAAAGCCAGTTGTGACAAAAGCAAAAAAAGCGATTGCTGGTTTCAAAATTCGTCAAGGTTACCCAATCGGTGCCATGGTCACATTGCGTGGTGCACGCATGTATGAATTTTTAGACCGTTTCGTGACTGTTGCTTTGCCACGCGTACGTGACTTCCGCGGAATTTCCGGTAAGGCATTTGACGGCCGTGGTAACTACAACATCGGCGTTAAAGAGCAAATCATTTTCCCTGAAATCGAATACGACAAAATTGATGCCCTCCGTGGTCTCAATATCAGTATTACGACGACCGCTAAGACTGACGAAGAAGCAAAAGCTTTGTTAGCAGCGTTCAAATTCCCTTTCCGCAATTAAGAGGCTAACGTGGCAAAACTATCCCTAATTGAGCGCGAGAATAAGCGCACAAAAACTGTAGAGAAGTACGCTGTAAAGCGTGCTGAACTCAAGGCAATCATTGCTGATCAATCACGCAGCGATGAAGAGCGCTATGAAGCTCGCTTGAAGCTACAGGCACTCCCACGTAACGCAAGCCCGATTCGTCAAAGAAATCGTTGTTCATTAACCGGTCGTCCGCGCGGCGTATTTAGCAAGTTTGGTTTAGCGCGTAGCAAAATTCGTGAAATCGCCTTCCGTGGCGAAATCCCCGGTTTAACCAAGGCCAGCTGGTAAGCGGCGAAAGAATTAGGAGAACTCATGAGTATCAGCGATCCAATCGCCGACATGTTGACAAGGATCCGCAATGCGCAAGCAGTGCAGAAACCCGTAGTCTTGATGCCGTCGTCAAAAGTTAAAGTAGCTATTGCAAAAGTCTTGCAGGATGAAGGTTATATCGATAGTTTTGAAATCAAAGGTGAAGCAGCTAAGCCAGTGCTACACATTGAACTCAAATACTACGCAGGCCGCCCTGTTATTGAGCGTATTGACCGTGTATCTACACCAAGTCTGCGTATCTACAAAGGCCGTCACGACATTCCTGAAGTAATGAATGGCTTGGGCATTGCAATTATTTCAACCCCACAAGGCGTAATGACAGACCGCAAAGCACGTGCAAACGGCGTTGGTGGTGAAGTTATTTGCTACGTCGCGTAAGGAGAGAAATATGTCCCGCGTTGGTAAATCACCTATTCCAGTCCCTAAGGGCGCTGAAATCAGCATCAACGGTGCAAACATTACTGTTAAAGGCCCATTAGGTACTTTGACACACAACTTGCATCCTTCTGTTGGTTTGAAACAAGAAGATGGCGTATTGACAGTTGTTTTAAATAACGACACACCAGAAGCTGGTGCACAGTCAGGTACAGCCCGTGCTTTAGTAAACAACATGGTTGTTGGCGTAACTACTGGCTTTGAGCGCAAGCTCAGCTTGGTAGGCGTTGGTTACCGTGCTGCTGCTCAAGGCGAATCATTGAAGTTGCAGTTAGGTTTCTCGCACGACATTATTTACAACCTGCCAAAAGGTGTAAAAGCTGAGACCCCTACTCAAACTGAAATCATTATCAAAGGTTCCAACAAGCAGCAAGTTGGCCAGGTTGCAGCTGAAGTTCGCGCATACCGTTCACCAGAGCCATACAAAGGCAAAGGTGTTCGCTACGTGGATGAGGTTGTACATCTGAAAGAAACTAAGAAGAAGTAAGCGAGATTAGAAAATGAATAAAGACGAATCCAGACAAAGACGTGCTAGGCAGACTCGCATTCGCATTGCCGAAGCATTGGCAAATCGCTTAACAGTTATCCGTAGCAATTCACATATCTCTGCACAGGTATATAGCCCATGTGGAACCAAGGTTGTGGCAGCTGCCTCATCAATGGAAAAGGAATTGCGCCAAGCGATCAAAAACGGCGGCAACGCTGAAGCGGCTAAACAAATCGGCAAACTAGTTGCTGAGCGTGCTGTTAAAGCAGGCGTTGTTGATGTTGCTTTTGATCGTTCTGGTCATCGTTATCACGGCCGTATTAAGGCCTTAGCTGAAGCTGCGCGTGAAGCCGGCCTGAAGTTCTAATAGGGTTTAGGAAAAAACATGGCAAAAATGCAAACCAAGATGCAAAACGAAGAGCGTGATGATGGTCTTCGCGAGAAGATGATCGCTGTTAATCGTGTAACTAAAGTGGTTAAGGGTGGTCGTATTCTCGGCTTCGCTGCACTCACTGTAGTTGGCGATGGCGATGGTCGTATCGGCATGGGTAAAGGTAAATCAAAAGAAGTTCCAGTTGCTGTTCAAAAGGCAATGGACGAAGCACGTCGCAAGATGATCAAAGTTTCCTTGCGTAAAGGTACTTTGCAGCACACTGTGATTGGTAAGCATGGCGCGTCACGCGTGATGATTTCTCCAGCTAAAGACGGTACTGGCGTTATTGCTGGTGGCCCAATGCGCGCAATTTTCGATGTAATGGGTGTAACAAACGTTGTTGCTAAGTCACTTGGCTCAACAAACCCTTACAACATGGTTCGTGCAACGATTGATGGTTTAAGCAAGATGAGCACTCCTTCTGAAATTGCTGCTAAGCGCGGTAAGTCAGTTGAAGAGATTCTCGGCTAAGACCAAAAGATTAGGAATCTATAAATGACAACATCTAACTCCAAAGTCAAACTGCAATTAGTGCGCAGCTTGATCGGTACACGCGAAAGCCACCGTGCAACAGTTCGTGGTTTAGGCCTCGGACGTATCAATTCTGTTTCGGAATTGGAAGACACTCCAGCTGTTCGCGGAATGATTAATAAAGTTTCTTATCTAGTTAAAGTCATTGGCTAATAACTAGCAAGTAAATAGGCGAAGAATATGCAACTCAATACACTCAAACCCGCAGAGGGATCCAAGAAAAACCGTCGTCGCGTAGGTCGCGGCATCGGCTCTGGTCTTGGTAAAACTGCTGGCCGCGGTCACAAAGGTCAAAAATCACGTTCAGGCGGATTCCACAAAGTTGGATTCGAAGGCGGACAGATGCCGATGTATCGTCGTTTGCCAAAGCGCGGTTTCGTATCTTTGACACGTCGTCACGTTGGTCAAATTACTTTGAACGACTTAGCAAAAATTAACTTGCCAGAAGTGGACTTGTTAGTTTTGAGAGCGCATGGTTTTGCTGGTGAGCAAATCAATGCAGTCAAAGTGATTAAGACTGGTGAGCTTTCGATTGCTGTGACTCTTAAAGGTATTACAGTAACAGCGGGTGCAAAAGCAGCTATTGAAGCGGCTGGC from Polynucleobacter sp. AP-Jannik-300A-C4 encodes the following:
- the fusA gene encoding elongation factor G; protein product: MARKTPIDKYRNIGISAHIDAGKTTTTERVLFYTGVNHKIGEVHDGAATMDWMEQEQERGITITSAATTTFWKGMAGNFPEHRINIIDTPGHVDFTIEVERSMRVLDGACMVYCAVGGVQPQSETVWRQANKYQVPRLAFVNKMDRTGANFFKVYDQMKMRLKANPILIQIPIGAEENFKGVVDLVKMKAIYWDEESQGTKFTYEDIPAELQASAEEWREKMLEAAAESSEELMEKYLGGEGLTEEEIKGALRQRTIANEIVPMLCGTAFKNKGVQAMLDAVVELLPSPLDVPPVPCELEDGTPTTREASDSAKFSALAFKIMTDPFVGQLIFFRVYSGVMKSGDTIYNPIKGKKERVGRLLQMHANEREEIKEVFAGDIAAAVGLKDATTGETLCDPDSIVILERMVFPEPVISQAVEPKTKADQEKMGLALNRLAQEDPSFRVKTDEESGQTIISGMGELHLEILVDRMKREFSVEATVGKPQVAYRETIRKVCEEIEGKFVKQSGGRGQYGHVVLKLEPQAPGKGFEFVDAIKGGVVPREYIPAVEKGIIETLNSGILAGYPVVDIKATLFFGSYHDVDSNENAFKMAGSMAFKDGMRKASPVLLEPMMAVEVETPEDFMGNVMGDLSSRRGILQGMDDIPGGGKIVRAEVPLAEMFGYSTGLRSLTQGRATYTMEFKHYSEAPKNVAEAVMAAKAK
- the tuf gene encoding elongation factor Tu gives rise to the protein MAKEKFERTKPHVNVGTIGHVDHGKTTLTAAIATVLSKAFGGEAKAYDQIDAAPEEKARGITINTAHVEYETANRHYAHVDCPGHADYVKNMITGAAQMDGAILVCSAADGPMPQTREHILLARQVGVPYIIVFLNKCDMVDDAELLELVEMEVRELLSKYDFPGDDTPIVQGSAKLALEGDEGPLGKEAIMKLAEALDSYIPTPERAVDGAFLMPVEDVFSISGRGTVVTGRIERGIVKVGEEIEIIGIKPTLKTTCTGVEMFRKLLDQGQAGDNVGILLRGTKREEVERGQVLAKPGSITPHTHFTAEVYILGKDEGGRHTPFFNNYRPQFYFRTTDVTGSIELPKDKEMVMPGDNVTITVKLIAPIAMEEGLRFAIREGGRTVGAGVVAKILA
- the rpsJ gene encoding 30S ribosomal protein S10 translates to MQNQKIRIRLKAFDYRLIDQSAAEIVDTAKRTGAVVKGPVPLPTRIERFDILRSPHVNKTSRDQLEIRTHLRLMDIVDPTEKTVDALMKLDLPAGVDVEIKLQ
- the rplC gene encoding 50S ribosomal protein L3; this translates as MSLGLIGRKIGMTRLFTDEGEAIPVTVIDVSDNRIAQIKTQATDGYDAIQLAHGTRRATRVTKAMAGHFAKAGVMAGNGLNEFHLDAAKIAEMTPGQVIPADTAFSAGQKVDVQGVTIGKGYAGTIKRHHFASGRASHGNSRSHNVPGSIGMAQDPGRVFPGKRMTGHLGDETRTVQNLVIARIDAERNLIMVKGAIPGAPGGKVIVTPAVKTPLKKK
- the rplD gene encoding 50S ribosomal protein L4 codes for the protein MELKLLQDNGTLGAGVQASPEVFEREYNEALVHQVVVAYQANARSGNRAQKDREQVKHTTKKPWRQKGTGRARAGMSSSPLWRGGGRIFPNSPEENFSQKVNKKMYRAGMRSILSQLAREGRLNVVDQFNLDAPKTKVLADKVKAMGLDSVLIIVDQVSENLYLASRNLHKVAVCEPQHADPLALVQYKKVLVSKAAIAKIEELLK
- the rplW gene encoding 50S ribosomal protein L23: MSQVRKNDHSLMKVLLGPVISEKATMVAEKNEQVVFQVTRDANKSDVKQAVELLFKVQVDSVQIVNQKGKPKRYGRFEGRRDHTKKAYVSLKPGQEINFEAEAN
- the rplB gene encoding 50S ribosomal protein L2; its protein translation is MPLMKTKPTSPGRRSMVKVVNPDLHKGKPFAALVEPQFQKAGRNNNGHITTRHKGGGHKHHYRVVDFKRNDKDGIPAKVERLEYDPNRSANIALIVFADGERRYILAAKGMTVGQALMTGAEAPIKSGNNLPIRNIPVGSTIHCVEMLPGKGAQIARSAGGSAVLLAREGVYAQVRLRSGEVRRILIDCRATIGEVGNEEHSLRVIGKAGANRWRGIRPTVRGVAMNPVDHPHGGGEGRTGEGRVPVSPWGTPTKGYRTRRNKRTTSMIVQRRQKR
- the rpsS gene encoding 30S ribosomal protein S19 encodes the protein MTRSAKKGPFCDASLVKKVEVAQANKDKKPIKTWSRRSTILPDFIGLTIAVHNGRQHVPVYVSENMVGHKLGEFALTRTFKGHAADKKVTKK
- the rplV gene encoding 50S ribosomal protein L22, with translation MMEVKAIHKGARISAQKTRLVADQIRGLPIARAMNILNFSPKKAAFIVKKVVESAMANAEHNKGADIDELKVSTIIVDKGTSLKRFTARAKGRGNQIEKQTCHITVTLSN
- the rpsC gene encoding 30S ribosomal protein S3; this encodes MGQKINPTGFRLSVTKNWTSKWYANNTDFAKMLKEDVDVRIYLKKKLKNASVSKVIIERPAKNARITIYSSRPGVVIGKKGEDIEVLRRELQKRMGVPVHVNIEEIRKPEVDAQLIADSITQQLEKRIMFRRAMKRAMQNAMRLGAQGIKIMSSGRLNGAEIARREWYREGRVPLHTLKADIDYATSEAETTYGIIGVKVWVYKGDTLGRGADAVAVTVEPAAEEKKPRRAPAKTTARKPAADSKPLVAAKPAVKRAPKAVEAVSAEAQKSGE
- the rplP gene encoding 50S ribosomal protein L16, translating into MLQPKRRKYRKEQKGRNTGVATRGSSVAFGDFGLKAIGRGRLTARQIESARRAMTRHIKRGGRIWIRIFPDKPISQKPAEVRMGNGKGNPEYYVAEIQPGKILYEMDGVDEGLAREAFKLAAAKLPLQTTFVIRHLG
- the rpmC gene encoding 50S ribosomal protein L29, yielding MKKTELASKDLVALNAELTELLKTSFKLRMQKGTQQLTNTSQLGKTKREIARVKTFITQKTAQK
- the rpsQ gene encoding 30S ribosomal protein S17 encodes the protein MTELSKPLRRTLVGRVVSDKMQKTVTVLVERQVKHALYGKYVGQSKKYHAHDEAGQYKMGDTVEIAESKPISRTKSWVVTRLVQESKGI
- the rplN gene encoding 50S ribosomal protein L14 — encoded protein: MIQTESRLQVADNTGASEVLCIKVLGGSKRRYASIGDVIKVTVKSAAPRGRVKKGDIYNAVVVRTAKGVRRPDGSLIKFDGNAAVLLNAKLEPIGTRIFGPVTRELRTEKFMKIVSLAPEVI
- the rplX gene encoding 50S ribosomal protein L24; this encodes MKKIRKGDSVVLLTGRDKGKQGTVTAVLENKLVIEGVNIYKKSVKPNPAAGVTGGMIDKTMPVHISNVAVVDGNGKPSRVGIKLVDGKKQRFLKTTGATLSA